A window of Aurantibacillus circumpalustris genomic DNA:
AGATTCAGAAAACATTGAAAAATTTAACAACAGAATTAACGTGTACCTCTCCAAAAACTCACATTTTTTTTATCCGAACGAAGGAACACACTACTCTGAAAAGTTAAGTCTACCGGTATATTCCAGCGTTCTAGAATTTTCTTTTAAAAACACAATCACAAAAGGCGATTCCTTTGATTGTTCAAGTTGTTATGAATTGATTTCTGCTGACTACCTTGGTGAAAACAAACCTTCAGAACCCTATTGGTTAAATTTTTGTTACCCTTGGGGAAAAGAAGACACTTCGTATTTTAATCATAAATCACTTAAAGAAATTATTGCCAATGCTTTCGGATCCAAACTTGAATTTTTGCTTAGTAACTCAGTTACCAATGAACTTTTGGGCTACTTGCAAACTTTTTTCACAAAACAATTACAAAATGGTTCAAACGGACCTAAAAATCATGATTGTTGGGGAGGTGACGAGCTTGACTAATTAAACCCATCATCACTCAGCTTTAAATGGCTTAGAAACTCATCCTTTTTATTTTTTGAAACTGGTATTCTCTTATTTCCTTGAAGTACCACGTAACCTACACCTTCCTTAACATAGCGCGTTACATAATTTATATTAATTACAAAGGAATTATGAATCCGAATAAAATGTAAACCCTCCTTACACAAAATTGATTCATATTCTTTAAGTGATTTAGAGACTTCTAACACCATCATATTTGTTAATTGAATTTTAGCCCCATTTGAATTGGCTTCAACGTAAATAATCATTGATGGCGTTACGTACTCAATGCTATCTTTAGAAGGCAATGGGACTCTAAGATTATTAAATCCTACAATTTCTTTGAGCGTGCTCTGAATATCTGGATACATCAATTTTTCGTCTTTTCTTTTCTGAATTCTTTGAACGGCATTTAGCAATTCTTCCGAATCGATAGGTTTTAACAGATAGTCTGTTGCCGACTTTTTTATTGCTGCCACTGCGTACTCCTGATGTGCGGTAGTAAAAATTAAATTGAAATTTTTGTGTTCTAATTTTTCAAGAACTTCAAAACCATTTAGAGAGGGCATATTGATATCCAAAAAAACAATATCAGGCCGATAGTTATTTATTAATTCAACTCCTTCCGCAGGATCTGTAGTTTGAGCAACAACTTTAATCTCTGGTACAAATTTTTTAATTAACAGTTCCAAACTACGTAAACCATTGTATTCATCATCTATTAATACTGCATGTAACATGATTAATTGAATTTTGGTATCACAATTTCTACTAAAGTGCCCTCGCTTTCTCCTGTAGAATTTTCCTTATCCGTTATTTTAAATGAGCAATTAATTCCAGTGGCTTTTTCGAGAATATCCAGACGCTGTTTAATAAATTCGATCGCCATCGATTTTTTCTTAAAAGGATCCTTTTGCTTAAAACTGTATTTTCTTCCAACTCCATTGTCATCAATCCGGCATAATAGTGTTTTTCCATCAATATCAGAAAGTGTAATTTTAAGAACGCGATTATCTTGTTTTGGAAGCAAACCATGCCAAATTGCATTTTCAACAAAAGGTTGAATTAACATAAAAGGTATTTGAACATTTTTTGGATCAGAAATAGTTGATTCAATAATTACTTCAAACGATTTATCAAAACGTAATTTTTCAAGCTCGAGATAACTATTTAAAATTTCCATTTCTTCTTTTAATGAAATGGATTCAGAGATACTACTTTCAAGCAATTTTCTTAACAACTTTGAGAATTTAACCAAATAAGAATTTGCATTTAAAGCATCCTCTTCCAATATAAAACGTTGTAAAGTATTTAATGAATTAAAAATAAAATGCGGGTTCATTTGCGTACGAATGGCTCTCGTTTCAAGCTCATTCATATGTGCATTGATTTTATTTTTTTCATTTTGCATTTCAAGATCTCTTTTAAATTTTCGGACAATAATCCAAACAATAAAAATTATTAACAATACCAAGGCTAAAATCCAGGATAACCATTTTAGATAAATCGTTAACCTATCTGGATTAGATTCATTGAACAGTTTGTCTACTTCCTGTTGAGAAATAACACGGTCATAAATATTAATATCGTCAATTGTTCCACACAAATAGCGTTCATTTTTTTTATTAGCGGTATTCCCAATAATAACTGAATCACCATTTAAAAAAACGCTTCTAAATCTTTTTTGAAGTCTTGCTTCTAATTTATTATCCAAGTAAAGAGCAAGCCAATCATCATCGTAAGTCATAACAATATGATGCCATTTTCTTAAACTTAATACACCTCTTGAATTAAGTGTAATTTGGTTATTATGGTCCTTAGAGGTGGTGACGTTAATCTTATTTGTATTAAAATTTAAGCCGATAAAATACCCCTCATAAAAATCATCACCAGCATGACTTTTTGTAATGAGTATTGGATTGTAATCCCAACCTTCAGTACCCTTTTGTACAATAAGTTCAACATTCACCCACAAAGAAATAGTTCCTTTCTTGGGTTTTAAAACACTATCTGTTCCAAGATTAATATAACTGCTATTATTTCCATGCAGATAAATTGCTGATTCCTTATTTCCAAATCTGTCTTCAACAAAAGAAATACCAAGCATCTTTGGTCGGGTTAATCTCGAGTGGGTATCGACTTTACCATTATTAAAATAATAGGAAGCCACTGGCTTGTTGCTTAATTGACTCTTTGCATAAACAGCAAGTAAAATAAAGAAAAGCAGTGTTCTATATTTGAGCATCCTTAAATGTATATATAATTCTAAACAGTACAAAAATGGTCAAGAGTGCTATTAAAACAACTGTAAAAGCTTTTTCACTCAAATTCATAAAACGGCCTCAGTATTTGAGCAATTTTATTTTATTAGTACAATTTTTGTAAGTACAGTTAGCAAGCAGAAATTTACCGCTTGTAAAAGGCAAAAGTTTTTTCGTTGATGACGGTTTTTTACTAAAGAAATTCCTAATTACCGTACATCTCTTTATCCATAATACTTAAAACATTGTTCGTTTTTAATTTCATTTTTATTAAAGCTTTCCGTTTTATAAAATTTAAGGATCATAATTCTACATTAAAATAACTACCATTTATAAAGCAGTTTTTTATTTCCATCCCACCATTCTTTTTTTCCTCCTGTGTTGGAAGTTTCTTTGAAGAAATATTAACCAACTTAAACTTTAATTATGAAAAAGAAACTATTGTTAATTGGACTGATCGCTATGACCAGTCTAATGCTCGCTCAGGTCCCAACAACGGGTCTGATAGCAAAATGGGAGTTTACCGGAAATTTAAATGATGGAGTGGGATCCAACCATGGTACGTGGTTGCCGGGTGGGGCTCCAACATACACTGTGGACAGATGCGGTACATCAGGAACAGCTCTTCATTTTGATGGAGCTACAAATTGTGTCAAAATGATAGCAGGGGGGATTTCGGGTGCCGGAGCAAGATCTTTATCCTTCTGGATGAAAACTACAAATACGGCAGCGGGAGGAGGCTTCGGATTTGTGAAAGTTATGTTTAATGATGGCATATATTCTTCAAGCTCTACAGCTACGCGCTGGGAAATTGATCATAATTATTCTTGCCAGGGGGTTGGCGTTGATATCTCACAGCAATATATTACTAAGCCCAGCCCCTGCGTGAACGATGGTGTATGGCACCATATTGTTGTTACACAAGCTGCCAGCTCTGCCTTAAACACAGCAAAAATATATCTCGATGGCGCCCAGATGGTGAGCACTAACTGCTCCCCAACCTCCAATACTGCAATCAATGCAACCTTGATTCAGTTAATTACTATTGGTGCAATATATAACGGTGCTTTACCTGGAGCTACGTTAACAAGATTT
This region includes:
- a CDS encoding LamG-like jellyroll fold domain-containing protein; the encoded protein is MLKYRTLLFFILLAVYAKSQLSNKPVASYYFNNGKVDTHSRLTRPKMLGISFVEDRFGNKESAIYLHGNNSSYINLGTDSVLKPKKGTISLWVNVELIVQKGTEGWDYNPILITKSHAGDDFYEGYFIGLNFNTNKINVTTSKDHNNQITLNSRGVLSLRKWHHIVMTYDDDWLALYLDNKLEARLQKRFRSVFLNGDSVIIGNTANKKNERYLCGTIDDINIYDRVISQQEVDKLFNESNPDRLTIYLKWLSWILALVLLIIFIVWIIVRKFKRDLEMQNEKNKINAHMNELETRAIRTQMNPHFIFNSLNTLQRFILEEDALNANSYLVKFSKLLRKLLESSISESISLKEEMEILNSYLELEKLRFDKSFEVIIESTISDPKNVQIPFMLIQPFVENAIWHGLLPKQDNRVLKITLSDIDGKTLLCRIDDNGVGRKYSFKQKDPFKKKSMAIEFIKQRLDILEKATGINCSFKITDKENSTGESEGTLVEIVIPKFN
- a CDS encoding LytR/AlgR family response regulator transcription factor; the protein is MLHAVLIDDEYNGLRSLELLIKKFVPEIKVVAQTTDPAEGVELINNYRPDIVFLDINMPSLNGFEVLEKLEHKNFNLIFTTAHQEYAVAAIKKSATDYLLKPIDSEELLNAVQRIQKRKDEKLMYPDIQSTLKEIVGFNNLRVPLPSKDSIEYVTPSMIIYVEANSNGAKIQLTNMMVLEVSKSLKEYESILCKEGLHFIRIHNSFVININYVTRYVKEGVGYVVLQGNKRIPVSKNKKDEFLSHLKLSDDGFN